One Clarias gariepinus isolate MV-2021 ecotype Netherlands chromosome 5, CGAR_prim_01v2, whole genome shotgun sequence genomic region harbors:
- the LOC128524658 gene encoding NXPE family member 3-like — MKRQMHRFVTLFFLLALSGFIILICNITSLEKLSGQVMSTFCQIQNSIHTAFKSPGILWPLELNHTYCAHFGQEPTADEAKEERHLLNSIAWPGPLVQGLPVEFSSDPSKSYFLIQGPAEQRIGGHLVVNVHMQNFLGLPKKHGGDFLIARLHTPELGAGVAGKVRDHHNGNYTVLFPLLWTGVVWVEIAMVHPSEAVVVLKRLQEEQPNRVFFKSLFRSGFLSETTVCNLCLPLNEQPLCNYTDPETGEPWYCYKPKMLGCDTRVNHYKGGYKKNLITEYEAQFFQSDVNIKVPIHASGMDNVTILPAEKAKVKIKSKYNAAGYYYQNSWRPLSGRVIQHFNDSSAITHCLRGKIIYMLGDSTVRQWFEYFTTFVPELKEFNLHSPKNVGPFMAVDSRNNILLSYRCHGPPIRFTSVLSAELRYVANELDRIKGGSDTVVLVSVWSHFSTFPIEVYIRRLRHIRRAMVRLLNREPATLVFIRTANLQKLDPESSLYNSDWFSLQIDAVLRAMFRGLNVQLLDAWEMTLAHHQRHLLHPPPTIIKNMINLILSHICPIGRKKRS; from the exons ATGAAGAGACAAATGCACAGATTTGTGACGCTCTTTTTTCTCTTGGCACTTTCTGGGTTTATAATACTCATCTGCAACATCACATCTCTAGAG AAGTTGAGTGGACAAGTTATGTCTACCTTCTGCCAAATACAAAATAGTATCCACACAGCCTTTAAGTCCCCTGGAATCCTGTGGCCACTAGAGTTAAACCACACATACTGTGCACACTTTGGCCAGGAGCCTACAGCAGATGAGGCAAAAGAAGAGCGACATCTGCTTAATTCGATTGCATGGCCTGGCCCCTTGGTGCAAGGCTTGCCTGTGGAGTTTAGCAGTGACCCTTCAAAAAGCTACTTTCTGATTCAGGGACCAGCAGAGCAACGCATAGGCGGTCACCTTGTGGTTAATGTTCATATGCAGAACTTCCTCGGTCTGCCTAAGAAGCATGGTGGAGATTTCCTTATAGCACGACTACATACGCCTGAACTCGGTGCTGGCGTTGCAGGGAAGGTGCGCGACCATCATAATGGCAACTATACAGTGCTGTTCCCACTGCTGTGGACTGGCGTAGTGTGGGTGGAAATTGCCATGGTGCATCCAAGTGAGGCAGTGGTGGTGCTCAAGAGGTTGCAAGAGGAGCAACCCAACCGGGTGTTTTTTAAAAGCCTTTTTCGCTCCGGCTTCTTATCAGAGACTACTGTATGCAACCTGTGCCTACCACTCAACGAACAACCACTCTGCAACTACACTGACCCTGAGACTGGAGAGCCCTGGTACTGTTACAAACCCAAAATGCTGGGCTGTGACACACGAGTAAATCATTATAAAGGGGGATACAAGAAGAACCTCATTACTGAATATGAAGCACAATTCTTCCAGAG TGATGTAAATATCAAAGTTCCTATACATGCATCTGGGATGGACAATGTGACAATATTGCCTGCAGAGAAAg CCAAAGTCAagataaaaagtaaatacaatGCCGCTGGCTACTACTATCAAAATTCCTGGAGGCCTTTGAGTGGTAGAGTCATCCAGCATTTTAATGACTCCTCAGCCATAACACATTGTCTTCGAGGGAAGATCATATACATGCTTGGAGATTCCACTGTGCGACAGTGGTTTGAATACTTCACTACTTTTGTTCCTG AACTTAAGGAGTTTAACCTTCACAGCCCTAAGAATGTGGGCCCATTCATGGCTGTGGACAGCAGAAACAACATTCTGTTAAGTTACCGGTGCCATGGGCCACCCATTCGTTTTACCTCAGTGCTTTCTGCTGAACTGCGCTATGTAGCAAATGAGCTGGACAGGATCAAGGGTGGGTCAGATACAGTGGTTCTCGTGAGTGTGTGGTCTCACTTCAGCACTTTCCCTATTGAAGTGTACATACGGCGCCTACGGCACATCCGCAGGGCCATGGTGCGGCTGCTGAACCGTGAGCCAGCTACCCTAGTGTTTATCCGCACAGCTAACCTGCAGAAGCTTGACCCAGAGAGCAGCCTATACAACAGTGACTGGTTCTCTCTACAGATTGATGCTGTTCTGCGTGCCATGTTCAGAGGACTCAATGTGCAGCTGCTGGATGCCTGGGAGATGACTCTGGCTCACCACCAACGCCATCTTTTACATCCACCTCCTaccattattaaaaatatgatCAACCTGATCCTCTCCCACATCTGTCCAATTGGGAGAAAAAAGAGgagttaa